The nucleotide window TGCGTTCACCGTGGCCGCGTTCGGGCCGTTCCTGACGGCGTACTTCGCAAGGTTTGAACGACGCAAACTGTTCATCAGTGTGTTGATCATGTTCGGCCTGGCCAACACGCTGGCGGCATTTGCGCCGAATATTTGGGTGATGGCCATCGCCCGGTTGATTCCGGCGCTGGGGCTGCCGGTGTTCTGGGCGTTGGCCAGTGAAACCGCGGTGGACATCGTCGGGCCGGACTACGCCGGGCGGGCCATCGCCAAGGTCGGTTTCGGCATCGTCTGCGCCACGGTGTTTGGCATTCCTGTCGGCACGCTGATTTCCGACGCGTTCGGCTGGCGCAGTGCTTTCGGCATTCTGGCGGTGATCGCGTTTGCCAAGGCGCTGCTGCTGTTTATCTACCTGCCGAAAACCAGCCTGCACCAGCACCAGGTGAGTTTCCGTTCACAGTTCAAGATCCTGCGCAGCCCGCTGATGCTGGGGCATGTACTGCTGTCGATCCTGGTGTTCAGCGGCATGTTCACCGCTTACACCTACCTGGCGGACATCCTTGAGCGCCTCGCCGGTTTCAATGGCACGGTGGTCGGCTGGTGCCTGATGGGCTTCGGTGCGGTCGGGCTGATCGGCAACTCGCTGGGCGGCCGCGCGGTGGATCGTCACCCGCTGATTGCTTCTGTGACGTTTTGCGCGTTCATGATTGCCGGCATGGTAACGCTGGTGCCGAACATTCATTCGCCGCTGGGGCTGGCGGCGGCGATGGGGATTTGGGGCGTGACCCAGGCGGCGTTGTTCCTGGTCAGTCATGTGCGTTTGATGAAGGCTGCGCCTGAAGCGCCGGCCTTTGCTGCGTCGCTGAACATTGCCGGGGCCAACCTCGGGATCGGACTGGGTGCGATGGTCGGTGGTCGGGTGATCGACAGTGTCGGCCTGGGCGGGCTGGGTTTCGCAGCCGCCGGTTTTATCCTTGTCTCGATCCTGTTGGCGATGGCGCTGATGACCTTCAAACCCCGGGAAATCTGCGCCTGAGGCGTCACATCTCGGTGAACAGCTCGCGTCGGGCACCTTCGGTAATGGCGACAATGCCGGGGTGCTTGACCTTGCGTTCAACTGAAATGGCATAGAACGATTCGCTCACCGCGTCGGTCTGGCCGATCAACTCCACGCTGCATTGGCGTTTCACTTCGTCGGCAATCACGCTCGGGCCGATGAATATCCCGCTGCCGGATTGGCCGAAGGCCTGCATTAAAGCGCTGTCGTCGAACTCGCCGACGATTCGAGGCTGAATCTGCTGTTCGGCAAACCAGCGTTGCAAGCGACTGCGTACCACGGTTTCCGGCCCGGGGATCAGCAGCGGGGCGCCGTGCAGGCTGCGGGGGAAATCCTGGCCATAACGCGCTGCCAGTTCAGCGGTGGCGAAGAAGCTGATGCCGCATTCACCGAGTTTCTGGCTGTAGCCCTTGATGTCCAGATGCGAGGGCATCGGGCTGTCGGAAATCACCAGATCCAGGCGCTGAATCGCCAGGTCGGCAAGCAAACGTTCCAGTTTGTCTTCGCGACAGGTGATACGCAGCGGTTCGCTCAACTCCATGGTCGGTGCAATCAATCGATAAACGATCGATTTGGGCACCACATCGGCGACGCCCACCCGAAACAGAATCTGTTGCTCATTGGGCTGCGCCCGCAGCATCAGCTCCAATTCGCCACCGAGTTGAAACATCTGCTCGGCGTAGGGCAGGGTCTGACGCCCGGCTTCAGTGAGTTCCAGCTGCCGGCCGACCCGGCGAAACAACTCGATGCCATAGGTTTGCTCGAGCAGGGAAATCTGCCCGCTGATGGTCTGTGGTGTCAGGTTCAACTGCTCGCAGGCGCGCACGATGCTGCCGGTCTTGGCCACCACCCAGAAATAATGCAGCTGTCGGTAATTCAGCATTCATGTTCCCCGTAGGGTATGTTTTGCTATGGATTCGTAAAAACCGAAGTATAACCGCTTAAAATACGAATTTTCCTGAAGTATTTTCCTCTTTAGACTGCCTCGCTATCGACGGAGCGCCATTTGGGCTTTGTCTGTTCTATCGAGGAAAGCA belongs to Pseudomonas sp. B21-015 and includes:
- a CDS encoding MFS transporter is translated as MLLPILLLSAAGFTVLTTEFIIVGLLPAIARDLDVSIPQAGLLVTLFAFTVAAFGPFLTAYFARFERRKLFISVLIMFGLANTLAAFAPNIWVMAIARLIPALGLPVFWALASETAVDIVGPDYAGRAIAKVGFGIVCATVFGIPVGTLISDAFGWRSAFGILAVIAFAKALLLFIYLPKTSLHQHQVSFRSQFKILRSPLMLGHVLLSILVFSGMFTAYTYLADILERLAGFNGTVVGWCLMGFGAVGLIGNSLGGRAVDRHPLIASVTFCAFMIAGMVTLVPNIHSPLGLAAAMGIWGVTQAALFLVSHVRLMKAAPEAPAFAASLNIAGANLGIGLGAMVGGRVIDSVGLGGLGFAAAGFILVSILLAMALMTFKPREICA
- the nhaR gene encoding transcriptional activator NhaR, with product MLNYRQLHYFWVVAKTGSIVRACEQLNLTPQTISGQISLLEQTYGIELFRRVGRQLELTEAGRQTLPYAEQMFQLGGELELMLRAQPNEQQILFRVGVADVVPKSIVYRLIAPTMELSEPLRITCREDKLERLLADLAIQRLDLVISDSPMPSHLDIKGYSQKLGECGISFFATAELAARYGQDFPRSLHGAPLLIPGPETVVRSRLQRWFAEQQIQPRIVGEFDDSALMQAFGQSGSGIFIGPSVIADEVKRQCSVELIGQTDAVSESFYAISVERKVKHPGIVAITEGARRELFTEM